CCGCATGCCGCATGCGTCGGGCCTGCTGCGGCTCGATACGCCGGGCCGCCTTACGCCCGTGCTCCTCCGCCACCCCGAGGGCCTGGCGCAGCTGCGCGGCCGTCATGTTCACCGGCGCCCACTCCGGATCCGTGGGCACGGTCCACCCCCGCCAGTACGACAGGATGGCCAGCCCCGAACCGATGATCGGCGAGACGATCATGCCCACCGCCTCGTAACCTGCCGTGTGGAACGCCACCATGAGCGCCGCACTGATGAGCGCCGGGATGGCGTAGAGCTTGCCGCCCGAGAAGATGCCCGGCACCTGCCCGATGACCACGTCCCGGATCATGCCGCCGCCGACACCGGTGACCACGCCCATGAAGATCGCCGAGAGGATCGGCAGGTCAAAGGACAGCGCCTTCACGCACCCGGTGACCGCCCACGCGCCGAGCACGATGGCGTCCGCATGCACCTGGAACAGCTCCCACACCCGGCCCTTGAAGTTGGTCAGGTACGCCAGCAGGGCGCCCGAGCACGCCAGCGCCAGGTACTCCGGCTCCGCCATCGCCGCGACCGTGCCCCGGCCGATGAGCGCATCCCGGATCATGCCGCCACCGAGGGCGGAGAACAGCGCCAGGAAGATGAAGCCGATGACGTCGAAGTTGCGTTGCCGGGCGATCGTGCCGCCCATGATGCCCATGAGCACCACCCCGCCGAGATCGAGGCTGCGGTAGAGGAACAGGATATCCGGATCGACATCGGGCATGACCCCGAGTGTATGACGTGACACTGAGACCCCGCCTGCCGGGTGGCGGGCGGGGCCCGGTGGTGGGGCCAGCGGGGCTCGAACCCGCGACCTACGGATTATGAGTCCGCGGCTCTAACCGACTGAGCTATAGCCCCCAGGTGCATCCGCGTCATTATATCGACGCCACCACGCCCGCCGTCCGCCGACCCCGGCTTATCCCCGCCCGGGTGAGACTGTCTTCATAATTGCCCGCCAGCGGTTGCGGAGTCTGCCGGCCACCGCCACAGTGTGCCCATGAGTTTGCTGCCCCGCCTGTCCCGTCGCCGCTTCCTGCAGTCCACCGCCCTGGCCGGTACCGCCGTGGCCGCGGGCACCACTCGGGTGCAGGCCGCGACCGTCCCGCTGCCGTTCCTCCACGGCGTGGCCTCGGGCGATCCGTTGCCCACCTCCGTGGTGTTGTGGACGCGCATCACCCCGGACGCCGACGCGCTCCCCGGTTCCGGCCTGGGTGCGGCGACGAGGGTGCGCTGGGAGGTGGGTATCGACGCCGCCTTCCACCACGTGGTCAGCTCCGGCGAGGTGCGTACCGACGCCGCCTCCGACCACACCATCCACGTCGACCCGTTCGACCTCGAGCCGGACATGGTGTACTTCTACCGCTTCACCGTCCTCGACGGCCCACACGCCGGCTCCCAGTCCCCGACCGGCCGCACGCGGACCGCCCCGGCCTTCGACTCCTCCCCCGAGCAGCTCACCGCCGCCGTGGCATCGTGTGCGAACTGGGAGTCCGGATACTTTTCGGCGTACGCCGACATGGCCACCCGCGGACGGGCAGGCGAGCTGGATCTGGTGGTCTTTCTCGGCGACTACATCTACGAGTACGGCCGGGGTGAGTACGTGGGCAAGAACGGGGCCGTCCGGCCCCATGAGCCCGCGCACGAGATCATCACTCTGCAGGACTACCGCATCCGCCACGGCCACTACCGCACGGACCCGGACCTGCAGGCCGCGCACGCCGCCCTGCCGTGGGTGCTCATCTGGGATGACCACGAGACCGCGGACAACTCCTGGCGCGAGGGCGCGGAGAATCATGATCCCGCCACGGAGGGTGCGTGGCTGTCGCGTCGCGACGCCGCCCTCCAGGCCTACCTCGAATGGCTCCCCGTCCGCACCGCCTCCCCATCGGCCGGTGGGCACCTCTACCGTTCTTTCCGCTTCGGTGATCTGGCCGAGCTGATGATGCTCGACCTGCGCAGTTACCGCGACCAGCCCGCCGCCTGGTCCCCGACCGCACTCGCCGACTTCAACGACCCCGCCCGCACCATGATGGGTTCCGAGCAGTTCGAGTGGCTGCGCCGCACCATCGACACCTCCCCCGCCCACTGGACCGTCATCGGCAGTTCGGTGATGTTCTCCCCCACCAACCTGCTGCCCCTGCAGCAGAACCCGCAGACCTCCTCAGTTGCCGAGTTCCTCGGCGCCCGCACAGCCGCCGGCATCCCCATGAACCCCGACCAGTGGGACGGCTTCGCCGCCGACCGAGGCCGCCTCCTCGAGCTGTTGCGCGTCAGCGGACGTCCCGCCCTGTTCCTCACCGGCGACATCCACTCCGAATGGGCCCACGACGTCTGGGCCGGCGACCAGCTCATCGGAGTGGAGCTGGTGTGCACGTCCATCTCCGCCCCCAACGTCGACGAGATACTCAAGCTCCCCGCCGATAATGCCATCTCCCACCTCGCCGAGGCCCTGGTCCGGGAAGTCAACCCGCACATCCGCCACGTGGATCTTGACGCCCACGGCTACTCGATCGCCCGGTTACGGCGGGACGGGGTGGAGATGAGGTGGCTGCGGACCGTGGACGTAGTGGTACCGGGAACTGGTGTCGAAACTGCCATCGGATTGGCCTGGCAGCCAGGTCGCGGTTTTGGAATCTGACCTGGCGATTTGCCACTTCTGACGGCACCCCGTTATAGTTATGACTCGTTGCAGAGCATCGCGAAAGCGAGGCAAAACAACTTCATCCTCCATAGCTCAGTTGGCAGAGCATTCGACTGTTAATCGAAGGGTCACTGGTTCGAGCCCAGTTGGAGGAGCAAAATGCACGCAAGGCCACTAGGATCGATTTCTAGTGGCCTTTTCCTTTTCCCGTGCATCAGCGCAACCGCGATCAGTTCAGGTAATCGGGGCACACGTAGACGCCTGATGATAAACTAAGCGGACTCAGTCAGCCCATAATCGTTTATAGCTTAACTCCATCTGAGACATAGCAGGCAATCAGCTATCCGCATTAGCCCAGATGGCAGCATTGGAAGGACAGCTTTGACCACAGCATCGGTTACCTTCGTCGGTCTAGGATACATTGGCTTGCCAACAGCAGTAGTAATGGCCAACCATGGTGTCAATGTCACCGGCGTTGACATAAAGGCGGAGTCTGTCGACAAGATCAACCAGGGGTGCGTCACAATTGTCGAACCCGGTCTAGAAACGGGACTAAAGCAAGCCCTAGAGTCTGGAAACTTCAGGGCCACCACTGAAATGGTTAGGTCCGAAAACTTCATTATTGCAGTACCGACGCCATTCAATGACGACATGAGCGTCGACATGAAGTACATCTACTCGGCAGCTGAAAGCATTGCTCCGACCCTTCAGGGTGGCGAACTCATTGTCCTCGAATCTACTTCGCCTCCGACCACCACGGAGAAGATGGCAGAACGGATTCTCAAGCTACGTTCTGACCTGGCAGCTGATGGCTCTCACAACCCACAATCAAAACCAGTAATTTACTTCGCACACTGTCCCGAGCGCATTCTTCCCGGTAACGCGATGGAAGAACTTTTAACGAACGATCGCATCATTGGCGGTGTCACTCAAGAAGCTACACAGCGAGCACAACGTCTCTACAGTACATTCTGCAGTGGAAAGCTCTTGGCAACCAATGCTACAACAGCAGAAATGGCCAAACTCACGGAAAACTCTTTCCGGGATGTCAACATTGCATTCGCCAACGAGCTTTCGCTGATATGCGACCACCTAGATATCAATGTCTGGGAGCTGATCGATCTGGCCAATCACCACCCTCGCGTCAATATTCTCCAACCGGGCCCAGGTGTGGGGGGCCATTGCATAGCTGTGGACCCTTGGTTCATCGTTTCAACGGACCCAATACACTCGAAGCTCATCAAAACCGCCCGCTTGGTTAACGACAGCAAACCGAAATATGTGATTGACAAGGTGGCGTCAGCCATCGAAGGTTTGGAAGATCCGCGAGTTGCAGCACTTGGCCTCGCCTTCAAGGCAAACATCGACGATTTGAGAGAGTCGCCTTCGCTAGAAATTGTGAAAGAATTAGCATTTAGAAATCCAAAGGCTCAAGTGTCTGTAGTGGAGCCAAACATCTCGGTACTCCCAGATTCGCTTTCTCTCCTTCGAAATCTAACTCTCACGAGCCTTGAAGAGGCAATCAAAGAATCCGACATTGTAGTTGTCTTGGTCGACCACAAGGAATTCCTCGAGTACAAAACAGACCTTTCCGGAAAGGTGCTTGTTGACACCAAGGGAATCTGGGGAGAATCTACCCTACCCATTGGAAATCGGTGATACATGATGAAGCGGCGCTTACTCCTTCTTGGCTTCGGAGCAGTTCTATACTCAGTTGGAATATTAGGTTCGATCGCGACGACGGAACTTACAGGTGAAGGTGCCGCTTTTGTCGTTACCGCCTCAATTGGTTTCATAGTCGCTTCAACCATGGCACTAATAGTCCTCCGTCAATCGAGGAGGACGTACTCAACCAAACTGCGGAATGCTGCTGAATCAATTAGCCAACTTCAGTCCCAAATAGACACATTGAAGATTGAAATCGAGAGCATACGGCGGCAACAAACCATTATTGCGCATCACAATCACTAAATCAACCAAAGTTTCAGGGGTATCATGCAGAACTTCTCAATTATCGGCGCCACAGGATCGATGATCAACGGTCATTATTGGTCAGCAGGTCAGGGCGTTAAAGTCTCCTTCAACAACGATTTCAAGACGGTCTTAAAAAATGTCACGAAGGAGCCGCAATATGTCACATTGGGGGCTCGGACTTCTGACTCTAAGGAACTAGGCGCTGACCGGGGTCATGTGACCCCGCCCTCGACCATCATTCTCCTTGATTCGAAGGTAACAACCCACGAAGGTTCTGCACCTCAGCTATACGTGCTCGAGTATAACCTAAACCGACGACGTCATGGCCAACAAGTAATTAAAACCAGTCATCCGGCAGAAGTATATTTAGGCTCCGACACTGCGCATATCGTTCTGGCAATTCGCTTGGCACCGCAATCACAGGTCATTCTTGAGAGCCTTTCTGCACATTTAACTCTCTCCGAATCTAACCAAGGCAAGGACACCAAAGTGAGGTACGTAGCCAGGGCTGAGGCGGTGGCTAATGCAGCCATTGAGAAACTGGCTACTAATGCCAAGAAGACAATTAACAAGATAGTTGATGCTGTCGATACAGCGACAAAGGCAGGAAAACTGTCTGTTTCTCAAGACAAGAACATCGAGAAAGCCGCTGAGGTTTCCGAACACCGGGCCAAAACCTCACTTAAGATACTCGCTTCTGTAGCCAGCAGCCTTCCAGAGACGAACGGTTCACGTCATTTTTCCCCCGTTCCTTGCACAGCCGCGATCATTACAGATGAATACATGTTCAACTTCTACAAGGACGCTTTCGAGAGAGTGGTTTACCTCTCACCGGAGAATTATACCGCTGTTCTAGCCGAAAACGATGTTGACGTAATCATCTACGTAACCTGCTGGAAAGGCCTAAACAATGAAGAGTGGAAGGGCCTCAAGTTCCGGGAAGCACCCAAGAATGCGCTCGCAGACATCCTTTCATGGGCAAAGAATAATTCCGTTCCGACCGTATTTCAATCAATTGAAGATCCTTCTAACTTCGAATATTTCCTTCCCATTGCTAGTGGCTTCGATACGATCTTCACTTCCGATGTCAATGTCATCAATGACTACAAGATAGCACTCAACAACGGCTCTGTGTTTTACGGGGAATACGGTGCCAACCCACTCCTCAATAATCCTGTCGGCGCGTTCCGGCACGATTTCAGTGCGGCCTTCTTCGCGGGTTCATATCCGAGCCGCTACCCAGAACGGTGCGCTGATATGGAAGTCATTTTTGATTCTATAACTGATTCAAACGCTTCTCTTACTATCCTTGACCGCAACTACGACATAGAAGGGTTTGACTTTCCGGATCAGTATGCCCCCTACATCCTTCCTGCGATTAAGCATGATCTTCTTCAGAAGGTACATAAGCTGTACCGTTACAGTTTGAACTTCAATTCGATTAAGAACAGTCCGACGATGTGCGCCATGAGAGTTTACGAACTTCAAGCACAAG
Above is a window of Corynebacterium suedekumii DNA encoding:
- the wecC gene encoding UDP-N-acetyl-D-mannosamine dehydrogenase yields the protein MTTASVTFVGLGYIGLPTAVVMANHGVNVTGVDIKAESVDKINQGCVTIVEPGLETGLKQALESGNFRATTEMVRSENFIIAVPTPFNDDMSVDMKYIYSAAESIAPTLQGGELIVLESTSPPTTTEKMAERILKLRSDLAADGSHNPQSKPVIYFAHCPERILPGNAMEELLTNDRIIGGVTQEATQRAQRLYSTFCSGKLLATNATTAEMAKLTENSFRDVNIAFANELSLICDHLDINVWELIDLANHHPRVNILQPGPGVGGHCIAVDPWFIVSTDPIHSKLIKTARLVNDSKPKYVIDKVASAIEGLEDPRVAALGLAFKANIDDLRESPSLEIVKELAFRNPKAQVSVVEPNISVLPDSLSLLRNLTLTSLEEAIKESDIVVVLVDHKEFLEYKTDLSGKVLVDTKGIWGESTLPIGNR
- a CDS encoding alkaline phosphatase D family protein; the protein is MSLLPRLSRRRFLQSTALAGTAVAAGTTRVQAATVPLPFLHGVASGDPLPTSVVLWTRITPDADALPGSGLGAATRVRWEVGIDAAFHHVVSSGEVRTDAASDHTIHVDPFDLEPDMVYFYRFTVLDGPHAGSQSPTGRTRTAPAFDSSPEQLTAAVASCANWESGYFSAYADMATRGRAGELDLVVFLGDYIYEYGRGEYVGKNGAVRPHEPAHEIITLQDYRIRHGHYRTDPDLQAAHAALPWVLIWDDHETADNSWREGAENHDPATEGAWLSRRDAALQAYLEWLPVRTASPSAGGHLYRSFRFGDLAELMMLDLRSYRDQPAAWSPTALADFNDPARTMMGSEQFEWLRRTIDTSPAHWTVIGSSVMFSPTNLLPLQQNPQTSSVAEFLGARTAAGIPMNPDQWDGFAADRGRLLELLRVSGRPALFLTGDIHSEWAHDVWAGDQLIGVELVCTSISAPNVDEILKLPADNAISHLAEALVREVNPHIRHVDLDAHGYSIARLRRDGVEMRWLRTVDVVVPGTGVETAIGLAWQPGRGFGI